From one Microbulbifer sp. A4B17 genomic stretch:
- a CDS encoding pectin acetylesterase-family hydrolase, with translation MIKILRGFISILLASSLLITTHANAEPGDYSFWTTLKHLFDPPNADAPVTSQQAQGMYPLTMDDPGFNDDFDPGDYNTWQKIDVPASTGAMCGNGSPYKFFVHRVPDTSNTIFYFEGGGACWDYESCSGQAGIRGARNPNGIPDDYLSNVHLLDFTNFENLTTAGVSPLIYTHHPYDQYKTGEWNMVYVPYCTGDIYVGDKTEIYEDTTGENPDLIWHHNGLRNVQAVTSWVKNNLQKPKQMLAAGCSAGSIGALFNYSKLREDMNVDYGYLLDDSGPLYQAPLDGSDSTQYPSLPLHKEVLRSWTTYTADSDESSENPITMLKAITPGFEANQLASLYAALSNKFPSDRLGITHFLADGNFSSYSYERFYEDIYNDPDADSRLSKLRQRWQKDTHENLIPLLDQTSNWGYYFPMFRNLNESHCTTIIDLNYGEIAEHGLELKDFLDNIVNHNGGGMIRAYETDEVSDYENNSNWFYDLIGLFM, from the coding sequence ATGATAAAAATTCTCCGTGGTTTTATTTCGATACTCTTAGCAAGCTCACTACTTATCACTACGCATGCCAATGCCGAACCAGGTGACTACAGTTTTTGGACCACTCTTAAACATTTATTTGACCCTCCGAATGCAGATGCGCCAGTAACCTCACAGCAAGCCCAGGGGATGTATCCGCTAACTATGGATGATCCGGGATTTAATGATGATTTTGATCCGGGAGACTACAATACCTGGCAAAAAATTGACGTACCTGCCAGTACCGGCGCTATGTGCGGAAATGGCTCACCCTATAAGTTCTTTGTTCACCGGGTTCCAGACACTAGTAACACCATTTTTTATTTCGAGGGTGGTGGGGCATGCTGGGATTATGAAAGCTGCTCAGGGCAGGCTGGTATTCGTGGGGCTCGCAACCCTAATGGCATTCCCGATGATTACCTAAGCAATGTGCACTTATTAGATTTTACGAATTTTGAGAACCTCACTACCGCCGGCGTATCTCCCTTGATCTATACGCATCATCCCTACGACCAGTACAAAACTGGCGAGTGGAATATGGTTTATGTACCGTATTGCACAGGGGATATCTACGTAGGCGATAAAACTGAAATATACGAGGACACTACTGGCGAGAACCCCGACCTTATCTGGCACCACAATGGATTACGCAACGTTCAGGCAGTTACTTCCTGGGTGAAAAATAATTTGCAAAAACCGAAGCAGATGCTCGCTGCGGGTTGTAGTGCAGGCAGTATTGGTGCTCTGTTTAATTATTCAAAGTTGCGCGAGGATATGAATGTCGATTATGGCTATCTCCTCGATGATTCAGGCCCTCTCTATCAGGCACCTTTAGACGGGAGTGACAGCACCCAATATCCCTCTTTACCGCTACATAAAGAAGTGCTGCGCTCTTGGACTACCTATACCGCCGATAGCGATGAAAGCTCGGAAAATCCCATCACTATGTTAAAAGCCATAACACCGGGATTTGAAGCCAATCAGCTAGCCTCACTTTATGCTGCGCTTTCCAATAAATTCCCCTCAGATAGATTGGGTATTACGCACTTCCTCGCTGACGGAAATTTTTCATCTTATTCCTACGAGAGATTCTATGAGGATATTTATAATGATCCCGATGCAGACTCTCGCTTGAGTAAATTGCGGCAGCGCTGGCAGAAGGATACCCATGAAAATTTGATTCCATTGTTGGATCAAACCAGTAATTGGGGGTATTACTTCCCAATGTTCCGCAATCTCAATGAAAGCCATTGCACAACCATTATTGATTTAAATTATGGTGAGATTGCCGAGCATGGGCTTGAACTGAAGGATTTCCTCGACAACATTGTCAATCACAATGGTGGGGGAATGATTCGGGCCTACGAAACCGATGAAGTTTCAGATTATGAGAACAACAGTAACTGGTTCTATGATCTGATCGGCCTATTTATGTAA
- the rpsD gene encoding 30S ribosomal protein S4, with translation MARYIGPKCKLSRREGTDLQLKSGVRPHDSKCRAESKPGQHGAGRGRLSDYGIQLREKQKVRRIYGVLEKQFRNYYKEAARLKGATGENLLQLLEQRLDNVVYRMGFGSTRSEARQLVSHKAILVNGTTVNIPSFQVKEGDVIAVREKAKKQLRIQNSVSLAAQRGDVEWVDVNASKLEGTFKRTPDRVDLPAEINENLIVELYSK, from the coding sequence ATGGCACGTTATATTGGACCAAAATGTAAACTGTCCCGTCGTGAAGGGACTGACCTGCAGCTGAAGAGTGGTGTTCGTCCACACGACTCCAAGTGTCGCGCAGAATCCAAGCCTGGCCAGCACGGCGCTGGTCGCGGTCGTCTGTCCGACTACGGCATTCAGTTGCGTGAAAAGCAAAAAGTTCGTCGTATCTACGGCGTACTGGAAAAGCAGTTCCGTAACTACTATAAGGAAGCAGCACGTCTGAAGGGCGCTACAGGTGAAAACCTGCTGCAACTTCTCGAGCAGCGTCTGGACAACGTGGTTTACCGCATGGGCTTCGGCTCAACTCGCTCTGAAGCGCGTCAGCTGGTTTCCCACAAAGCGATTCTGGTAAACGGCACTACCGTTAACATCCCTTCTTTCCAGGTTAAAGAAGGCGACGTTATCGCTGTGCGTGAGAAAGCCAAGAAGCAGCTGCGTATCCAGAATTCCGTTTCCCTCGCTGCCCAGCGTGGCGATGTCGAGTGGGTAGACGTAAACGCGAGCAAACTGGAAGGCACTTTCAAGCGCACTCCGGATCGTGTCGATCTGCCGGCAGAGATCAACGAAAACCTTATCGTGGAACTGTACTCCAAGTAA
- the rpsM gene encoding 30S ribosomal protein S13 — MARIAGVNVPDHKHAVISLTHIYGVGRTTAKSILAAVGIAESTKIRELSEEQIETIRGEVAKLTVEGDLRREVSMNIKRLMDLGCYRGLRHRRSLPLRGQRTKTNARTRKGPRKPIRK, encoded by the coding sequence ATGGCACGTATTGCTGGTGTCAATGTACCAGACCACAAGCACGCCGTAATCTCCCTGACCCACATTTATGGGGTTGGTCGCACTACGGCTAAGTCTATTTTGGCAGCGGTTGGTATCGCTGAATCCACCAAAATCCGCGAACTGTCTGAAGAGCAGATCGAAACCATCCGTGGTGAAGTTGCAAAACTGACCGTGGAAGGCGACCTGCGCCGTGAAGTATCCATGAACATCAAGCGTTTGATGGACCTGGGTTGTTATCGCGGTCTGCGTCACCGTCGCAGCTTGCCGCTGCGTGGTCAGCGCACCAAGACCAATGCTCGCACCCGTAAGGGTCCGCGCAAGCCGATTCGCAAGTAA
- the rpmD gene encoding 50S ribosomal protein L30, producing the protein MAKKTIKVTQTKSINGRLKSHQACVAGLGLRRIGHTVEVEDTPSVRGMINKVNYLVKVEGE; encoded by the coding sequence ATGGCTAAAAAGACCATTAAAGTGACCCAGACCAAAAGCATCAACGGACGCCTGAAAAGCCATCAGGCGTGCGTTGCGGGTCTGGGCCTGCGCCGCATCGGCCACACAGTGGAAGTGGAAGATACTCCTTCCGTGCGCGGCATGATCAATAAAGTTAACTACCTGGTTAAGGTTGAAGGGGAATAA
- a CDS encoding YeaC family protein: MSFEQLLKSLNPEIVGSLKRAIELGKWPNGVALTPEQRSLCAEAVSNWESANLPREQQVGYVAPKTKSEPCVGKKDDEQAVNWVG; encoded by the coding sequence ATGTCTTTTGAGCAGCTGTTAAAGAGTTTGAACCCGGAGATTGTGGGCAGTCTAAAACGGGCAATTGAGCTTGGAAAATGGCCCAATGGTGTTGCGCTAACCCCTGAGCAACGCAGCCTCTGCGCAGAAGCGGTTTCCAATTGGGAATCTGCAAATCTGCCACGGGAGCAGCAGGTGGGCTATGTGGCGCCGAAGACCAAAAGCGAACCTTGCGTAGGCAAGAAAGACGATGAGCAGGCTGTGAACTGGGTTGGTTAG
- the pxpB gene encoding 5-oxoprolinase subunit PxpB produces MTHSGPQMPLAIIANGDCAVDIRFSGEPCEALSRTIIGLRVTILEQAYPGIIDIVPAYQCLTVIFNPSVCNHTTLYKLLTKATEEFLSGPVSTPKKSRIVRIPVCYEEGFSPDLKALAEHAELSIQEIIERHTARRYLVHMLGFTPGFLYLGGLDPKLYCPRKETPRTKIPAGAVGIGGKQTGIYPQSTPGGWQIIGQTPLNLFQPSKPSPFIAAPLDEIEFYAIDSQEFYKLSQRDKNNPP; encoded by the coding sequence GTGACACACTCTGGCCCTCAAATGCCACTGGCTATTATTGCTAACGGAGATTGCGCCGTAGATATTCGATTCTCCGGCGAACCTTGCGAGGCACTAAGCCGGACGATCATAGGCTTAAGAGTAACTATTTTAGAGCAAGCCTATCCTGGTATTATTGATATAGTTCCTGCATATCAATGCCTGACAGTTATTTTCAACCCCTCTGTTTGTAATCATACAACTCTTTATAAACTGCTAACGAAAGCTACCGAAGAATTCCTTAGCGGCCCTGTATCCACCCCGAAAAAATCTCGGATAGTACGCATTCCCGTATGCTATGAAGAGGGATTCTCTCCCGACCTGAAAGCTTTAGCAGAGCACGCCGAATTATCCATACAGGAAATTATTGAGCGGCACACTGCACGGCGTTATTTGGTCCATATGCTGGGATTTACCCCAGGCTTTTTGTACCTTGGAGGGCTTGATCCAAAACTCTATTGTCCAAGAAAAGAAACTCCCCGAACCAAAATACCCGCAGGTGCAGTCGGTATTGGCGGAAAGCAAACGGGTATCTACCCTCAATCCACACCAGGTGGCTGGCAAATTATCGGTCAGACACCGCTTAACCTCTTTCAACCATCCAAACCCTCCCCCTTTATCGCTGCACCTTTGGATGAAATCGAGTTTTACGCTATAGACTCTCAGGAATTCTACAAACTATCCCAGCGCGATAAAAATAATCCACCCTAA
- the rpmJ gene encoding 50S ribosomal protein L36 produces MKVRASVKKICRNCKIVRRKGVLRVICSAEPRHKQRQG; encoded by the coding sequence ATGAAAGTACGTGCTTCTGTAAAAAAGATCTGCCGTAACTGCAAAATCGTACGTCGCAAAGGCGTTCTGCGGGTAATCTGCAGCGCTGAGCCACGTCACAAGCAGCGTCAAGGCTAA
- the rplO gene encoding 50S ribosomal protein L15 yields MRLNDLSPAPGHKHSAKRVGRGIGSGLGKTGGRGHKGQKARSGGSVRPGFEGGQMPLQKRLPKYGFTARVSRFTAEVRLAELAKVENDVIDLAALKNADIIGSHIKRAKVFLSGELTKAVTVKGLGVTKGAKAAIEAAGGKIED; encoded by the coding sequence ATGCGTTTGAACGACTTGTCTCCTGCACCGGGCCACAAGCACAGCGCCAAGCGCGTTGGTCGCGGTATTGGTAGCGGATTGGGTAAGACCGGTGGCCGCGGCCACAAAGGTCAGAAAGCGCGTTCCGGCGGCAGCGTTCGTCCGGGCTTCGAAGGCGGTCAGATGCCTTTGCAGAAGCGTCTTCCTAAGTACGGTTTCACTGCTCGTGTTTCTCGCTTTACCGCAGAAGTACGTCTGGCTGAGCTGGCGAAGGTAGAAAATGACGTAATCGATTTGGCAGCGCTTAAGAATGCCGATATTATCGGCAGCCATATTAAACGCGCCAAAGTGTTCCTCTCAGGTGAGCTGACCAAAGCTGTTACCGTTAAGGGTCTGGGAGTTACCAAAGGTGCAAAGGCAGCGATTGAAGCTGCTGGCGGTAAAATAGAAGACTAA
- the secY gene encoding preprotein translocase subunit SecY, whose amino-acid sequence MARPGSGGNPLGNSKGLGELWARLRFLFLAILVYRLGTHIPVPGIDPEKLSNLFNQNQGTILGLFNMFSGGALERMSILALGIMPYISASIIMQLMSAVTPSLEALKKEGEAGRRKINQYTRYLTVILALIQGIGMTFGLAGQNLAYSSEPAFGFYFVAVTSLVTGAVFMMWLGEQITERGVGNGISMLIFAGIVAGLPGAIGQAFEQARQGELHILMLLIIGVIALAVVFFVVVMERGQRRITINHARRQAGRYSAAPAAQASHLPLKVNMAGVIPVIFASSILLFPATLAQWFGQGGEGLGAEILQWMALQLGPGQPLNIILFALLIGFFCFFYTALMFNPNEVADNLKKSGAYVPGIRPGEQTARYIDSVLTRLTLVGAVYIALVSLLPQFLVVGFNVPFYLGGTSLLIVVVVVMDFMAQVQSHLLSHQYEGLMKKANLQSYGRR is encoded by the coding sequence ATGGCACGACCAGGATCCGGTGGAAATCCCCTGGGCAACAGCAAGGGATTGGGCGAGCTTTGGGCTCGCCTTCGTTTTCTGTTTCTAGCGATTCTTGTTTATCGACTGGGGACACATATTCCGGTGCCCGGCATTGATCCGGAAAAGCTGTCAAACCTGTTTAACCAGAACCAGGGAACCATCCTTGGCCTGTTTAACATGTTCTCAGGCGGCGCCCTGGAAAGGATGAGTATTCTGGCGCTGGGCATCATGCCCTACATCTCCGCGTCCATCATCATGCAGTTGATGAGCGCGGTGACTCCCTCTCTGGAAGCGTTGAAGAAGGAAGGGGAGGCCGGTAGGCGTAAGATTAACCAGTACACCCGCTATCTGACGGTAATACTGGCCCTGATTCAGGGTATCGGTATGACTTTCGGTCTGGCTGGGCAGAACCTGGCTTACTCATCTGAGCCCGCGTTTGGTTTTTACTTTGTGGCGGTAACGTCACTGGTGACTGGTGCTGTATTTATGATGTGGCTCGGTGAGCAGATCACTGAGCGCGGTGTTGGCAACGGCATTTCCATGCTGATTTTTGCCGGAATCGTCGCCGGTCTGCCCGGTGCCATCGGCCAGGCATTTGAACAGGCGAGACAGGGTGAGCTGCACATTCTCATGCTGTTGATAATTGGTGTTATCGCTCTTGCCGTAGTGTTCTTTGTGGTTGTTATGGAGCGCGGCCAGCGTCGCATCACAATCAACCACGCCAGACGCCAAGCGGGACGTTACTCTGCAGCTCCGGCTGCACAGGCGAGCCACTTGCCGCTGAAGGTGAATATGGCTGGTGTAATCCCGGTGATCTTTGCCAGCAGCATCCTGTTGTTCCCGGCCACACTGGCTCAGTGGTTTGGCCAGGGCGGGGAGGGTCTCGGTGCAGAGATTCTGCAGTGGATGGCGTTGCAGCTTGGACCAGGGCAACCGCTGAACATTATTCTGTTCGCACTGTTGATTGGTTTCTTCTGTTTCTTCTACACGGCGTTGATGTTCAACCCGAATGAAGTTGCAGATAACCTGAAAAAGTCCGGTGCTTATGTGCCAGGTATTCGCCCTGGAGAGCAGACGGCCCGCTATATCGATAGCGTGCTGACTCGCCTCACCCTGGTGGGTGCTGTGTATATCGCACTGGTATCCCTGCTGCCGCAGTTCCTGGTAGTTGGGTTTAACGTTCCCTTCTATCTGGGGGGTACCTCACTGCTGATCGTTGTAGTAGTAGTGATGGACTTTATGGCACAGGTACAATCGCATCTGCTGTCACACCAGTACGAAGGCTTGATGAAAAAAGCGAACCTGCAAAGCTACGGTCGTCGCTAG
- the rpsK gene encoding 30S ribosomal protein S11, with product MAKPKTTVRKKVKKTVVDGIAHIHASFNNTIVTITDRQGNTLSWATAGGSGFRGSRKSTPFAAQVAAERAGTAAQEYGLKNLDVEVKGPGPGRESAVRALNNCGYKITNITDVTPIPHNGCRPPKKRRV from the coding sequence ATGGCTAAGCCAAAAACTACTGTTCGCAAAAAGGTCAAAAAGACCGTTGTCGACGGTATTGCCCACATCCACGCATCGTTCAACAACACGATCGTGACGATCACTGATCGCCAGGGTAATACCCTCAGCTGGGCCACCGCAGGTGGATCCGGCTTCCGTGGCTCACGTAAGAGCACCCCGTTTGCAGCCCAGGTTGCCGCCGAGCGCGCAGGTACTGCAGCTCAGGAGTACGGCCTGAAAAACCTTGATGTAGAAGTAAAGGGCCCTGGCCCCGGTCGCGAATCTGCTGTTCGTGCACTGAACAACTGCGGCTACAAGATCACCAACATCACCGACGTGACGCCAATCCCGCATAACGGATGTCGTCCACCTAAAAAGCGTCGCGTGTAA
- the rpoA gene encoding DNA-directed RNA polymerase subunit alpha, protein MQTAVNEFLTPRRIDVTEYNPNHAKVILEPLERGFGHTLGNALRRILLSSMPGCAVTEVEIEGVEHEYSAIEGVQEDVIEILLNLKEIAVVMHGKDQAVLSLSKKGPGAVTAGDIQVDHDIEIVNPEHVIANITGDVELNLRLTVARGRGYQPADARREEEEESRAIGRLQLDASYSPVRRVSYSVESARVEQRTDLDKLVLDLETNGTLDPEEAIRRAATILQQQLAVFVDLEGEKDAQPKAEEPEVDPVLLRPVDDLELTVRSANCLKAENIYYIGDLIQRTEVELLKTPNLGKKSLTEIKDVLASRGLSLGMRLENWPPASLKGDSKLSPL, encoded by the coding sequence ATGCAGACTGCTGTCAACGAGTTTTTGACACCGCGTCGTATTGACGTCACCGAGTACAATCCGAATCACGCCAAAGTGATTCTGGAGCCCCTGGAGCGTGGCTTTGGCCACACTCTTGGCAATGCGCTGCGTCGCATCCTGCTGTCCTCCATGCCGGGCTGCGCCGTCACCGAGGTGGAAATCGAAGGTGTCGAGCACGAGTACAGCGCGATCGAAGGTGTGCAGGAAGATGTAATTGAAATCCTGCTCAACCTGAAAGAAATCGCCGTTGTTATGCACGGTAAGGATCAGGCGGTATTGAGCCTGAGCAAAAAGGGCCCAGGTGCAGTGACTGCTGGAGATATTCAGGTAGATCACGACATCGAGATCGTTAACCCTGAGCACGTGATCGCCAATATTACTGGTGATGTCGAACTCAACCTGCGTCTCACTGTAGCGCGCGGCCGCGGCTATCAGCCCGCCGATGCTCGCCGTGAGGAGGAAGAGGAAAGCCGTGCAATTGGCCGTCTGCAGCTGGATGCTTCTTACAGCCCGGTTCGTCGCGTTTCCTACAGCGTGGAAAGCGCGCGCGTAGAGCAGCGCACTGACCTGGACAAGCTGGTTCTGGATCTGGAGACCAATGGTACTCTGGACCCGGAAGAGGCGATTCGTCGCGCCGCCACAATTCTGCAGCAACAGCTCGCAGTATTTGTGGACCTGGAAGGCGAAAAGGATGCACAACCGAAGGCTGAAGAGCCCGAAGTTGATCCGGTACTGCTGCGCCCGGTAGATGACCTGGAGCTGACTGTACGTTCGGCTAACTGTCTGAAAGCAGAAAACATTTACTACATCGGTGATCTGATTCAGCGCACTGAAGTAGAACTGCTTAAGACCCCGAACCTTGGTAAGAAGTCTCTGACTGAGATCAAGGACGTACTGGCTTCCCGTGGTTTGTCCCTGGGTATGCGCCTGGAAAACTGGCCGCCGGCCAGCCTGAAGGGCGACAGCAAGTTAAGCCCCCTGTAA
- the pxpA gene encoding 5-oxoprolinase subunit PxpA, whose protein sequence is MNIDINCDLGEGTDLHSCDRDAQIMPFISRCNIACGGHAGTPEIMSRSIENALQNSLKIGAHPSYPDRKNFGRKSLAISKKKLLDSLCEQIGQLENIAQELGAKLDHIKLHGALYNDAESNIELAKSIIRLFNEVYPSLKIVGLANGAMQFAASEKSKSIIREGFMDRQYLNKSQLAPRSLTNAIITETEKCLEQAVCLAKGLQFKDYHGGKLQFFVDTICLHSDNPQAPVIAKQLKQHLKANGVSIAR, encoded by the coding sequence GTGAATATTGATATAAACTGCGACCTGGGTGAAGGTACTGATTTGCACAGCTGTGACAGGGACGCCCAAATCATGCCATTTATTTCCCGCTGCAATATAGCTTGCGGCGGTCACGCTGGCACTCCCGAGATCATGAGCAGATCGATCGAAAACGCTCTCCAAAACAGCTTAAAAATTGGCGCTCACCCCAGCTATCCCGACCGGAAAAATTTTGGCCGAAAATCTTTAGCTATATCTAAGAAAAAATTACTTGACTCTCTTTGCGAACAAATAGGCCAACTGGAAAATATTGCACAAGAGCTTGGAGCAAAGCTGGATCATATTAAGCTACATGGCGCTCTCTATAACGATGCAGAATCAAATATCGAGTTAGCCAAGAGTATTATTAGGCTATTTAATGAAGTTTATCCTTCCCTAAAAATTGTGGGATTAGCCAACGGTGCTATGCAATTCGCTGCCTCCGAAAAAAGTAAATCAATCATTCGCGAAGGCTTTATGGACAGGCAATATCTAAACAAAAGCCAGCTAGCTCCTCGCTCGCTGACAAATGCAATTATTACTGAGACAGAAAAGTGCCTTGAGCAGGCAGTCTGCCTGGCAAAGGGTTTGCAATTTAAAGATTATCATGGTGGCAAACTACAATTTTTCGTAGATACTATCTGCCTTCACAGTGATAACCCCCAGGCTCCAGTTATTGCAAAGCAGCTCAAGCAACACCTCAAAGCAAACGGCGTGAGCATAGCTCGGTGA
- a CDS encoding biotin-dependent carboxyltransferase family protein has translation MGIRFLRAGLQTSIQDLGRSGLMNFGIPWGGAADSLSMKIANLLLENPLGNPTFEISLLGPKIEFLCDLSIAIAGGQFSGSLNNDPIDNFRTYKIKSGDILDISQAASGARIYLAVSAQIDTPIILGSSATHIISKFGANNGKPITSGEVIQLKEIRIAKEAVLDKKFHINYSHNSHLRIVAGPERDSFPREFIEHFHQSIYQVSAQSNRMGIRLSPKSSTELRKIEPVKIQLLSSGLYPGSIQIPPDGNPIISFIEGQTIGGYPRIGHIIKSELHRLGQLSPNDRVSFQEISTEEAQKVLKKKQDLLINLQESLGRQQGEILSI, from the coding sequence ATGGGTATTCGCTTTCTTCGTGCAGGACTACAGACAAGTATTCAGGACCTCGGTCGTTCGGGCCTGATGAACTTTGGAATCCCCTGGGGAGGAGCAGCCGACTCCTTATCAATGAAAATTGCTAACTTGCTACTGGAAAACCCTCTAGGAAATCCAACTTTTGAAATCTCCTTACTCGGCCCTAAAATCGAATTCCTCTGTGATCTCAGTATCGCTATAGCCGGAGGGCAATTCAGTGGCTCACTAAATAACGATCCGATTGATAATTTCAGGACCTATAAGATCAAATCTGGTGATATTTTGGATATTTCCCAGGCGGCTTCTGGCGCAAGAATCTATCTTGCAGTTTCCGCACAAATAGACACACCCATTATATTAGGCAGCTCAGCAACTCATATCATCAGTAAGTTTGGCGCAAATAATGGCAAGCCAATAACTTCTGGTGAAGTGATTCAGCTAAAAGAAATCCGCATTGCAAAAGAAGCTGTACTCGATAAAAAGTTTCACATCAACTACTCACATAACTCACACCTGCGAATCGTCGCTGGGCCAGAGCGCGATTCATTCCCAAGGGAGTTTATTGAGCATTTCCACCAGTCAATTTACCAGGTGTCTGCCCAAAGCAATCGCATGGGTATACGCCTATCCCCTAAAAGCTCCACAGAATTAAGAAAAATAGAACCTGTCAAAATACAATTGTTATCTTCCGGACTCTACCCTGGCAGCATCCAAATACCTCCCGATGGAAATCCCATCATCTCATTTATTGAAGGACAAACAATTGGGGGCTACCCGCGCATTGGCCATATTATAAAATCAGAACTCCACCGTCTGGGCCAGCTATCTCCCAACGATAGAGTCTCCTTTCAAGAAATAAGCACTGAAGAAGCACAGAAGGTTCTCAAAAAGAAGCAAGATTTATTAATCAATTTACAGGAAAGTCTGGGGCGTCAACAGGGGGAAATCCTCTCTATTTAG
- the rplQ gene encoding 50S ribosomal protein L17: protein MRHRYSGRKFSRTSAHRKAMFKNMSASLVEHELIKTTLAKAKELRRVAEPLITLAKKDSVANRRLAFARIRDKDAVRKLFDELGPRYEARPGGYIRIMKCGFRAGDKAPMAYVELVDRPQVEDEAAEA, encoded by the coding sequence ATGCGTCATCGCTATAGTGGCCGTAAATTCAGCCGCACGAGCGCTCACCGCAAGGCCATGTTCAAGAACATGAGCGCCTCTCTGGTGGAGCACGAACTGATCAAAACCACACTGGCCAAAGCCAAAGAACTGCGCCGCGTTGCCGAGCCGCTGATCACTCTGGCTAAGAAAGACAGTGTTGCTAACCGCCGTCTGGCTTTCGCTCGTATCCGTGATAAGGATGCTGTGCGCAAGCTGTTCGACGAGCTGGGTCCTCGTTACGAAGCCCGTCCTGGTGGTTACATCCGTATCATGAAGTGCGGTTTCCGCGCTGGTGATAAGGCGCCGATGGCATACGTTGAGCTGGTAGACCGTCCTCAAGTAGAAGACGAAGCTGCTGAAGCTTAA